A stretch of the Haloplanus aerogenes genome encodes the following:
- a CDS encoding mandelate racemase/muconate lactonizing enzyme family protein produces the protein MEITDVRVERIEVPLDRPLGVSRDRSMSARGAAFVVVETDAGITGIGEGVGPESYIVERIVEEKYAPKLIGEDPLDIERHWQSMVTDTVYQDRKGQGLSAASGVDIALWDIAGKHHGVPVYRLLGGPVEGSLKPYASDLFWQDPETMAERAASYVDRGFEGVKTHLGRGLDADEERVAAMRDAIGPDTALMVDMNCGYDRPEARRVGRMLEEYDVYWYEEPLTPYDVDGLAALRRELDVPIASGENEFTKWGFHDLFEADAVDYAMPDVMRCGGITEATKICALAETYNTVCSPHCFTTGVGLAATMHVMAASPACEWLEFDPTDFEVYEPLFKTPPTLSDGRIALPEEPGLGVHLDEDVIGEFRVD, from the coding sequence ATGGAGATTACCGACGTACGCGTCGAACGGATCGAGGTGCCGCTGGATCGACCGCTTGGCGTCTCCCGCGACCGCTCGATGAGCGCCCGCGGTGCGGCCTTCGTCGTCGTCGAGACGGACGCGGGCATCACCGGTATCGGCGAGGGCGTGGGGCCGGAGTCCTACATCGTCGAACGCATCGTCGAGGAGAAGTACGCCCCGAAACTGATCGGCGAGGATCCGCTGGACATCGAGCGCCACTGGCAGTCGATGGTGACCGACACGGTGTATCAGGACCGGAAGGGGCAGGGCCTCTCGGCGGCCAGCGGCGTCGACATCGCGCTCTGGGATATCGCGGGCAAACACCACGGCGTGCCCGTCTACCGCCTCCTCGGCGGTCCGGTCGAAGGCTCGCTCAAGCCGTACGCGAGCGACCTGTTCTGGCAGGACCCGGAGACGATGGCCGAGCGCGCGGCGTCGTACGTCGACCGCGGGTTCGAGGGCGTGAAGACCCACCTCGGCCGGGGCCTCGACGCCGACGAGGAGCGCGTGGCGGCGATGCGCGACGCCATCGGCCCCGACACGGCGCTGATGGTCGACATGAACTGCGGCTACGACCGCCCCGAAGCCCGGCGCGTCGGGCGGATGCTGGAGGAGTACGACGTGTACTGGTACGAGGAACCGCTCACGCCGTACGACGTGGACGGACTCGCCGCCCTGCGCCGGGAACTCGACGTACCCATCGCGTCCGGCGAGAACGAGTTCACGAAGTGGGGCTTTCACGACCTGTTCGAGGCGGACGCGGTGGACTACGCGATGCCCGACGTGATGCGCTGTGGCGGCATCACGGAGGCGACGAAAATCTGTGCGCTCGCGGAGACGTACAACACCGTCTGCTCCCCCCACTGTTTCACCACCGGCGTCGGCCTCGCGGCGACGATGCACGTGATGGCGGCGTCGCCAGCCTGCGAGTGGCTGGAGTTCGACCCGACCGACTTCGAGGTGTACGAGCCGCTGTTCAAGACACCGCCGACGCTTTCGGATGGGCGGATCGCGCTCCCCGAGGAGCCCGGACTGGGCGTCCATCTCGACGAGGACGTGATCGGCGAGTTCCGCGTGGACTGA
- a CDS encoding PASTA domain-containing protein produces MPGDDFQFTTALATLDASKLDRAEKREVEGLYRAKEYLTTALREQLIEVESERDLLRTKVDRLQAERDAIRDRLDGLEADRGTVAPDRLVASLGDALATARDDLSEADYAIGRIEVDLKANVVGGADGPQFQLPDLAESVNREALSTLRFDLRPATRDETVTYDPIPDVRDRSLDEAREAIRRAGFAVGEVATEPGDADDVVLDQFPSPRSVAEPGTAVDLTVSERREIDVPAVIGHDLTDATAALSAADLAVGEIDAETRDEPPDVVVGQTPPAGDAVPVGTAVDLTVSAGPPDEGTESADEQDGNVNERASESDAGPALEAVDGIGPTYADRLREAGITDLSALLDREPAAVADITRASTSRVEDWFGHAKRLLEGE; encoded by the coding sequence ATGCCGGGCGACGACTTCCAATTCACGACGGCACTCGCCACCCTCGACGCCTCGAAACTCGATCGGGCGGAGAAACGCGAGGTCGAGGGGCTCTACCGGGCCAAGGAATATCTCACCACCGCGTTGCGCGAGCAACTGATCGAGGTGGAGAGCGAGCGCGACCTCCTCCGGACGAAAGTCGACCGCTTGCAGGCGGAGCGCGACGCGATCCGTGACCGGCTGGACGGCCTCGAAGCCGACCGCGGCACCGTCGCCCCCGACCGACTGGTCGCGTCGCTGGGTGACGCCCTCGCCACCGCCCGCGACGACCTCTCCGAGGCCGACTACGCCATCGGTCGGATCGAGGTCGACCTGAAGGCGAACGTCGTGGGCGGCGCGGACGGCCCGCAGTTCCAGCTTCCCGACCTCGCCGAGTCGGTGAACCGCGAGGCGCTGAGCACGCTCCGATTCGACCTTCGGCCGGCCACGCGGGACGAGACGGTTACCTACGACCCGATTCCCGACGTGCGCGACCGGTCGCTCGACGAGGCACGGGAGGCGATCCGGCGCGCGGGCTTCGCCGTGGGCGAGGTGGCGACCGAACCCGGCGACGCCGACGACGTGGTCCTCGACCAGTTCCCGTCGCCTCGATCCGTCGCGGAACCGGGGACGGCAGTGGATCTCACCGTCTCCGAACGCCGCGAAATCGACGTACCGGCCGTGATCGGCCACGATCTGACGGACGCGACGGCGGCGCTCTCGGCGGCCGACCTCGCGGTCGGGGAAATCGACGCCGAGACGCGCGACGAACCGCCGGACGTGGTGGTCGGCCAGACGCCGCCGGCGGGGGACGCAGTGCCCGTCGGAACGGCGGTCGATCTGACCGTCTCGGCCGGTCCGCCCGACGAGGGAACCGAGAGCGCGGATGAACAGGACGGGAACGTGAACGAACGGGCGAGCGAGTCGGACGCTGGGCCCGCCCTCGAAGCCGTCGACGGCATCGGCCCGACCTACGCCGACCGCCTGCGCGAGGCGGGCATCACCGACCTGTCGGCGCTTCTCGACCGGGAGCCGGCAGCGGTGGCCGACATCACCCGCGCCTCGACGAGTCGCGTCGAGGACTGGTTCGGCCACGCGAAACGCCTGCTGGAGGGCGAATGA
- a CDS encoding phosphoglycerol geranylgeranyltransferase → MTTPWDDWDHVLKVDPDKELVDGETFEDVCATGTDAIEIGGTTGMTKEKMETVVEACSKYGVPLYQEPSNPAVVIEDDALDGYLIPTVFNAGDSFWVTGAHKEWVRIENGLDWSRTHTEAYIVLNPDSSVAEYTDANCDQSADDVAAYAAVAEKLFGQEIVYIEYSGTFGDPEVVQTAADALEETTLFYGGGIGDYDSAYEMGQHADVVVVGDLLHDEGCDAVRETVEGVKDAHAAD, encoded by the coding sequence ATGACTACGCCGTGGGACGACTGGGATCACGTCCTCAAGGTTGATCCCGACAAGGAACTCGTGGACGGTGAGACGTTCGAGGACGTCTGTGCCACCGGTACCGACGCCATCGAGATCGGTGGCACGACCGGGATGACCAAAGAGAAGATGGAGACGGTGGTGGAGGCCTGTTCCAAGTACGGCGTCCCGCTGTATCAGGAGCCGTCGAACCCGGCGGTCGTCATCGAGGACGACGCGCTGGACGGCTACCTGATTCCGACGGTGTTCAACGCCGGCGACAGTTTCTGGGTCACCGGCGCTCACAAGGAGTGGGTGCGCATCGAGAACGGTCTCGACTGGAGTCGCACGCACACCGAGGCGTACATCGTCCTCAATCCGGACTCGTCGGTCGCGGAGTACACCGACGCCAACTGCGACCAGTCGGCGGACGACGTGGCCGCCTACGCCGCCGTCGCGGAGAAACTGTTCGGGCAGGAGATCGTCTACATCGAATATTCGGGGACGTTCGGCGATCCCGAGGTCGTGCAGACGGCGGCCGACGCCCTCGAAGAGACGACCCTGTTCTACGGCGGCGGCATCGGTGACTACGACTCCGCCTACGAGATGGGTCAGCACGCCGACGTGGTCGTGGTCGGTGACCTCCTTCACGACGAGGGCTGTGACGCCGTCCGTGAGACGGTGGAGGGCGTCAAAGACGCCCACGCGGCCGACTGA
- a CDS encoding DNA topoisomerase I, with the protein MKRGPELIITEKDNAARRIADILSGGSAESDRVNGVNVYKWGGKRCIGLSGHVVGVDFPPEYSDWRDVEPVELISADIEKRPTQENIVAALRRLARNASHIHIATDYDREGELIGKEAYELVREVNEEAPVDRVRFSSITDREVTEAFADPDDLDFDLAAAGEARQIVDLMWGASLTRFLSLSARQLGDDFISVGRVQGPTLKLIVDREREIDAFDPEDYWELFADLVKDDEAFEAQYFYLDEDDTEADRVWDEEMAEAVYAVLADASAATVEEVRRRTRTDDPPAPFNTTQFIRAASGIGYSAQRAMSIAEDLYTAGYITYPRTDNTVYPEDLEPRELLDALSSGRRFGDDAASLLDADDIEPTAGDEETTDHPPIHPTDELPSPSDLSEDEWEVYELVVRRFLATVADAATWEHLRVVATVSGDEMDPSLKANGKRLVDPGYHAVYPYRSTSENFVPDVEEGEELAVTDARLEDKQTQPPRRYGQSRLIETMEDMGIGTKATRHDVIQKLYDRGYIEGDPPRPTRLARGVVEASEEFADLIVSEEMTAQLEADMQAIARGEATLEDVTDESREMLERVFDRLTESREELGDHLRDSLKADKTVGPCPECGEDLVIRRSRRGSYFVGCDGYPDCEYTLPLPSTGKPILLDETCPDHGLHDVKMLAGRKTFVHGCPLCAAEAADEEPDLIVGPCPECGEEEGGELAIKRLRSGGRLVGCTRYPDCDYSLPMPRRGEAELTDETCDEHGLPGIRITYEDEDREPWDLGCPICNYREYQARQEGTELETIDGIGEKTAEKLKDAGVEDVAGLKAAEPDALADEIDGVGPDTVRNWQADAD; encoded by the coding sequence ATGAAACGCGGCCCCGAACTGATCATCACGGAGAAGGACAACGCCGCCCGCCGGATCGCTGACATTCTGAGCGGCGGGAGCGCGGAGAGTGACCGCGTCAACGGCGTCAACGTCTACAAGTGGGGCGGCAAGCGGTGTATCGGGCTCTCGGGCCACGTCGTCGGTGTGGACTTCCCGCCGGAGTACAGCGACTGGCGCGACGTGGAGCCGGTCGAACTCATCTCCGCGGACATCGAGAAGCGGCCGACCCAGGAGAACATCGTCGCCGCCCTCCGCCGTCTGGCGCGCAACGCCTCGCACATCCACATCGCCACCGACTACGACCGCGAGGGTGAACTCATCGGCAAGGAGGCGTACGAACTCGTCCGCGAGGTGAACGAGGAGGCACCGGTCGACCGCGTCCGCTTCTCCTCTATCACCGACCGCGAAGTGACCGAGGCGTTCGCGGACCCCGACGACCTCGACTTCGACCTCGCGGCGGCCGGCGAGGCCCGTCAGATCGTCGATCTGATGTGGGGCGCGTCGCTCACCCGATTCCTCTCGCTCTCCGCCCGCCAACTCGGCGACGACTTCATCTCCGTCGGCCGGGTGCAGGGACCGACGCTGAAACTCATCGTCGACCGCGAGCGCGAAATCGACGCGTTCGACCCCGAGGACTACTGGGAACTGTTCGCCGACCTCGTCAAAGACGACGAGGCGTTCGAGGCGCAGTACTTCTACCTCGACGAGGACGATACGGAGGCGGACCGCGTCTGGGACGAGGAGATGGCGGAAGCCGTCTACGCCGTCCTCGCCGACGCGTCGGCGGCGACGGTCGAGGAGGTGCGCCGGCGCACCCGGACCGACGACCCGCCGGCGCCGTTCAACACGACGCAGTTCATCCGCGCCGCCAGCGGCATCGGCTACTCCGCCCAGCGCGCCATGAGCATCGCGGAGGACCTCTACACCGCGGGCTACATCACGTACCCGCGGACGGACAACACGGTCTACCCCGAGGATCTGGAGCCGCGGGAGTTGCTGGACGCCCTCTCGTCCGGTCGGCGCTTCGGCGACGACGCCGCCTCCCTCCTCGACGCCGACGATATCGAACCCACCGCTGGCGACGAGGAGACGACCGACCACCCGCCGATTCACCCGACGGACGAACTCCCCTCGCCGTCCGACCTCTCGGAGGACGAGTGGGAGGTGTACGAACTCGTCGTGCGGCGGTTCCTCGCCACCGTCGCCGACGCGGCGACGTGGGAACATCTGCGCGTGGTGGCGACGGTCAGCGGCGACGAGATGGACCCCTCGCTGAAGGCGAACGGGAAACGGCTGGTCGACCCCGGCTACCACGCCGTCTACCCCTACCGCTCGACGAGCGAGAACTTCGTTCCCGACGTGGAAGAGGGCGAGGAACTCGCGGTGACGGACGCACGGCTGGAGGACAAGCAGACCCAGCCACCCCGCCGGTACGGCCAGTCCCGCCTCATCGAGACGATGGAGGACATGGGCATCGGAACGAAGGCGACCCGGCACGACGTGATCCAGAAACTCTACGACCGGGGGTACATCGAGGGCGACCCGCCCCGTCCCACGCGTCTCGCCCGCGGTGTCGTCGAGGCGTCCGAGGAGTTCGCCGACCTGATCGTCAGCGAAGAGATGACGGCGCAGTTGGAGGCGGACATGCAGGCCATCGCGCGCGGCGAGGCGACACTGGAGGACGTGACCGACGAGTCCCGCGAGATGCTCGAACGCGTCTTCGACCGTCTGACCGAGTCGCGGGAGGAACTCGGCGACCACCTCCGCGACTCGCTGAAGGCCGACAAGACCGTCGGCCCGTGCCCCGAGTGTGGTGAGGACCTCGTCATCCGCCGGAGTCGCCGCGGTTCCTACTTCGTCGGCTGCGACGGCTACCCCGACTGCGAGTACACCCTGCCGCTCCCGTCGACGGGCAAACCGATCCTGCTTGACGAGACGTGTCCGGATCACGGCCTCCACGACGTGAAGATGCTGGCCGGCCGCAAGACGTTCGTCCACGGTTGCCCGCTGTGTGCGGCGGAGGCAGCCGACGAGGAGCCCGACCTGATCGTCGGGCCGTGTCCCGAGTGTGGGGAGGAGGAGGGTGGCGAACTCGCCATCAAGCGCCTCCGGTCGGGTGGTCGGCTGGTCGGCTGTACGCGCTACCCCGACTGCGACTACTCCCTGCCGATGCCCCGCCGTGGCGAGGCCGAACTCACGGACGAGACGTGTGACGAACACGGCCTGCCGGGCATCCGCATCACCTACGAGGACGAGGACCGCGAACCCTGGGATCTGGGCTGTCCCATCTGCAACTACCGGGAGTATCAGGCCCGACAGGAGGGGACGGAACTGGAGACCATCGACGGCATCGGCGAGAAGACGGCGGAGAAACTGAAAGACGCAGGCGTGGAGGACGTGGCTGGGTTGAAGGCCGCCGAACCGGACGCGCTCGCGGACGAGATCGACGGCGTCGGGCCGGACACGGTACGGAACTGGCAGGCGGACGCGGATTGA
- a CDS encoding helix-turn-helix domain-containing protein — protein MASGIHVQFELRGVTGCPASSLSKDVAVESVTVDQGGTAESAVVGEVTVEHDGERVNVDAAEAVFEDGSQSVYRYTHDEDCPCSRVPSHGCPIRGLRADGGCLRLTFITPDLDTLRAIASDLESCCADVTVRRLVRTGAGEDGPALLVADRNAFTDRQYEVLKTAHEMGYFDSPKSAKSGAVADELGVSVSTFVEHLSVAQTKLFDQIISN, from the coding sequence ATGGCGTCCGGAATCCACGTCCAGTTCGAACTCCGCGGCGTGACTGGGTGTCCCGCGTCGTCGCTGAGCAAGGATGTCGCCGTCGAGTCGGTGACCGTCGACCAGGGTGGGACGGCGGAATCGGCCGTCGTCGGCGAGGTGACGGTAGAGCACGACGGGGAACGCGTGAACGTCGACGCTGCCGAGGCCGTATTCGAGGACGGCTCACAGTCGGTGTACCGGTACACCCACGACGAGGACTGTCCGTGTTCGCGCGTGCCGAGTCACGGCTGTCCGATCCGCGGCCTCCGGGCGGACGGTGGCTGTCTCCGTCTCACGTTCATCACACCCGACCTCGACACCCTGCGTGCCATCGCGTCCGACCTCGAATCCTGCTGTGCCGACGTGACGGTCCGGCGACTCGTCCGCACGGGAGCAGGCGAAGACGGACCCGCCTTGCTCGTCGCGGACCGGAACGCGTTCACCGACCGCCAGTACGAGGTGCTCAAGACGGCTCACGAGATGGGCTACTTCGACTCGCCCAAGAGCGCGAAATCGGGCGCCGTGGCGGACGAACTCGGCGTCTCCGTCTCCACGTTCGTCGAACACCTGTCGGTGGCGCAGACGAAACTGTTCGATCAGATCATCTCGAACTGA
- a CDS encoding group I truncated hemoglobin, which produces MSQTIYQDIGGRDAVEAVVDDFYERVLDDDQLTPYFEDTDMADLRTHQIQFISAVAGGPVEYSGGDMREAHDHLGIEEADFDLVGRYLEEALEENGVPEEHVETIMGEVAALKAPILNR; this is translated from the coding sequence ATGTCGCAGACTATCTATCAGGATATCGGTGGCCGAGACGCAGTCGAAGCAGTCGTCGACGACTTCTACGAGCGCGTACTCGACGACGACCAACTGACGCCGTACTTCGAGGACACGGATATGGCGGATCTCCGCACGCACCAGATCCAGTTCATCAGCGCCGTCGCCGGCGGTCCCGTCGAGTACAGCGGCGGCGACATGCGCGAGGCACACGACCACCTCGGTATCGAGGAAGCGGACTTCGACCTCGTCGGGCGCTACCTCGAAGAAGCGCTGGAGGAGAACGGCGTCCCGGAAGAACACGTCGAGACGATCATGGGCGAGGTGGCCGCGCTCAAAGCGCCTATTCTGAACCGCTAA
- a CDS encoding DUF7344 domain-containing protein produces MTQKSSGVRDASLSELFEILSHEYRRQILWGLAHPDACADATIRTARFTEFDGEPDVLQLALSHNHFPKLDDHGLVDWDPEAETLTRGPRFGEIEPFLTLMNDNRDEIPQNWP; encoded by the coding sequence ATGACACAAAAATCCAGCGGCGTCAGAGATGCCTCATTGAGCGAGCTGTTCGAGATACTCAGCCACGAGTACCGCCGTCAGATCCTCTGGGGACTCGCCCACCCCGACGCGTGTGCCGACGCGACGATCAGGACGGCCCGATTCACCGAATTCGACGGCGAACCGGATGTCCTCCAGCTCGCACTGTCCCACAACCACTTTCCGAAACTGGACGACCACGGACTCGTCGACTGGGACCCGGAGGCGGAGACGCTCACACGTGGTCCACGCTTCGGAGAGATCGAACCGTTCCTCACGTTGATGAACGACAACAGGGACGAGATTCCGCAGAACTGGCCGTAG
- the gatB gene encoding Asp-tRNA(Asn)/Glu-tRNA(Gln) amidotransferase subunit GatB — protein sequence MTAQALQQRDLAVVIGLEVHVQLETDTKIFCGCSTEAADDEEPNTRTCPVCLGLPGALPVLNEAAVEAAVKVGKALDADIAEDTRFHRKNYYYPDLPKNFQITQYDAPICADGSLEVSVEDERREIGIGRAHLEEDPGSLQHEGGNIETADYSLVDYNRAGTPLMEIVTDPDFRGPGEVRTFLAKLEEVLEYLGVFDASRDGSLRIDANISLVPADEVGEDGAIDDEALAEANRTEVKNISSHKGAEKALAYEVTRQKNAVKRGREVEQETRHWDESRGITVSMRSKEEEKDYRYFREADLPPLQVADWKERIPIPELPDARRERFREEYGLDAEAASKLTSTKEVADFFEDVADRFDADLAATWVADDLLGELNYRDMTITDVSDRLDEFARLIELVDGDEITEKNAREVVLRTMLDEGLTPDEVVEREGLGKAGDDAVAAAVEEAIEENPDAVEDYHAGEGGALNFLVGQVMSKTGGSADPGTVNGLLRERLDE from the coding sequence ATGACTGCGCAGGCGCTCCAGCAACGTGATCTCGCGGTCGTCATCGGGCTGGAGGTTCACGTCCAGCTCGAGACCGACACGAAGATCTTCTGTGGCTGTTCGACCGAGGCGGCCGACGACGAGGAGCCGAACACCCGGACCTGTCCCGTCTGTCTGGGACTGCCGGGGGCGCTCCCCGTCCTCAACGAGGCCGCCGTCGAAGCGGCGGTGAAGGTTGGGAAGGCCCTCGACGCCGACATCGCGGAGGACACCCGCTTCCACCGGAAGAATTACTACTACCCCGACCTGCCGAAGAACTTCCAGATCACGCAGTACGACGCCCCGATCTGTGCCGACGGCTCGCTCGAAGTGAGCGTCGAGGACGAACGCCGCGAGATCGGTATCGGGCGCGCGCATCTGGAGGAAGACCCCGGGAGCCTCCAGCACGAGGGCGGCAACATCGAGACGGCGGACTACTCGCTCGTCGACTACAACCGCGCGGGCACGCCCCTGATGGAGATCGTCACCGACCCCGACTTCCGCGGGCCGGGCGAAGTGCGCACCTTCCTCGCCAAACTGGAGGAGGTACTGGAGTATCTCGGCGTCTTCGACGCCTCCCGGGACGGCAGCCTCCGCATCGACGCCAACATCTCGCTCGTCCCCGCCGACGAGGTGGGTGAGGACGGCGCCATCGACGACGAGGCCCTCGCCGAGGCCAACCGGACCGAGGTGAAGAACATCTCCAGCCACAAGGGCGCCGAGAAGGCGCTGGCCTACGAGGTGACCCGCCAGAAGAACGCGGTGAAGCGCGGCCGCGAAGTCGAACAGGAGACGCGCCACTGGGACGAGAGCCGGGGAATCACCGTCTCCATGCGCTCGAAAGAGGAGGAGAAGGACTACCGCTACTTCCGCGAGGCGGACCTCCCGCCCCTGCAGGTGGCGGACTGGAAGGAGCGCATCCCGATCCCCGAACTCCCCGACGCCCGCCGCGAGCGCTTCCGCGAGGAGTACGGCCTCGACGCCGAGGCGGCGTCGAAACTCACCTCCACCAAGGAAGTCGCGGACTTCTTCGAGGACGTGGCTGATCGGTTCGACGCCGACCTCGCCGCGACGTGGGTGGCCGACGACCTGCTCGGCGAACTCAACTACCGCGACATGACGATCACGGACGTATCGGACCGCCTCGACGAGTTCGCCCGGCTGATCGAACTCGTCGACGGCGACGAGATCACCGAGAAAAACGCCCGCGAGGTCGTCCTGCGGACGATGCTCGACGAGGGGCTGACCCCCGACGAGGTGGTCGAACGCGAAGGCCTCGGGAAGGCCGGTGACGACGCCGTCGCCGCCGCCGTCGAGGAAGCCATCGAGGAGAACCCCGACGCGGTGGAGGATTACCACGCCGGCGAGGGCGGCGCCCTCAACTTCCTCGTCGGACAGGTGATGAGCAAGACCGGCGGGAGCGCCGATCCGGGAACCGTCAACGGACTGCTTCGGGAACGGCTCGACGAGTAG
- a CDS encoding acyl-CoA dehydrogenase family protein produces the protein MEFDAPPEHALIRSTAEDIASEYGPEYWREREEAGEFAGDFWDELGEAGFHGLLIPEEYDGAGMGLQEMGLAMETLCAEGCGMAGTWYLVVTAGMAAIALRESGTEEQKEEYLRDIATGDRVFSFAITEPEAGTNTLNVGTRAERDGDEYVLNGKKAWITFADRADDMILVTRTTPRDEVEKPTNGLSLFVVDMDGPGIEVSPIPKHAMNYSKSCEVFIEDVRVPESALLGEEGEGWWHLVETLNPERVGFAAAATGIAELAVSKAVAYTNDREVFDAPIGTHQAVSFPITQAYTNVETARLMRQKAAWLFDEGRECGYETNVAKAAAVEAGIDAVYHAMQAFGGWGYAKEYDVERWWREINLTRLAPVTQQMAYNHIAQSMGFPRSY, from the coding sequence ATGGAGTTCGACGCGCCACCCGAACACGCGCTGATCCGGTCGACGGCCGAGGACATCGCGTCCGAGTACGGTCCCGAGTACTGGCGCGAACGGGAAGAAGCGGGCGAGTTCGCAGGCGACTTCTGGGACGAACTCGGCGAGGCCGGCTTTCACGGCCTGTTGATTCCCGAGGAGTACGACGGCGCCGGCATGGGCCTGCAGGAGATGGGTCTCGCGATGGAGACGCTGTGTGCCGAGGGGTGTGGCATGGCCGGGACGTGGTATCTCGTCGTCACCGCGGGCATGGCCGCCATCGCCCTCCGCGAATCGGGCACGGAGGAGCAAAAGGAGGAGTACCTGCGCGACATCGCCACCGGCGACCGCGTCTTCTCCTTTGCCATCACGGAACCCGAGGCGGGCACGAACACGCTGAACGTCGGCACTCGCGCCGAACGCGACGGCGACGAGTACGTCCTGAACGGCAAGAAGGCGTGGATCACGTTCGCGGACCGCGCCGACGACATGATCCTCGTCACGCGCACGACGCCCCGGGACGAAGTGGAGAAGCCGACCAACGGCCTGAGCCTCTTCGTCGTCGACATGGACGGCCCCGGCATCGAGGTATCGCCCATCCCGAAACACGCGATGAACTACTCCAAGTCGTGTGAGGTGTTCATCGAGGACGTGCGCGTCCCCGAATCCGCCCTCCTCGGCGAGGAGGGCGAGGGCTGGTGGCACCTCGTCGAGACGCTCAACCCCGAACGCGTCGGGTTCGCCGCCGCGGCGACGGGCATCGCGGAACTCGCGGTGTCGAAAGCCGTCGCCTACACCAACGACCGCGAGGTGTTCGACGCCCCCATCGGCACGCATCAGGCCGTCTCGTTCCCCATCACGCAGGCGTACACGAACGTCGAGACGGCGCGCCTGATGCGCCAGAAGGCGGCGTGGCTGTTCGACGAGGGGCGCGAGTGTGGCTACGAGACGAACGTCGCGAAGGCCGCCGCGGTGGAGGCGGGCATCGACGCCGTCTACCACGCCATGCAGGCGTTCGGCGGGTGGGGGTACGCGAAGGAGTACGACGTGGAGCGCTGGTGGCGCGAGATCAACCTCACCCGTCTCGCACCCGTCACCCAGCAGATGGCGTACAACCACATCGCCCAGTCGATGGGGTTCCCGAGGTCCTACTGA